The DNA sequence CGCTCGCCGAACGCCGCATGTCGCTGGAGATCCGCCGGCTCAAGGAAAGCTACCAGCAGGACCTCGAGCGGCAGGTGCAGCAGCTGTCGCGAAAGAATCAGGCAATGTTCCTCGCGCAGGTGCAGATGGCCGTCACGATGCTGGAGGCGAAGGATCCATACACGCGCGGCCACTCGGCGCGGGTATCGATCTACGCCGTCGCCACCGGCCGGCAGCTCGGGCTCGACAGCGCCATGCTCGAACAGATCCGGCTCGGCGGCGAACTGCACGACATCGGCAAGATCGGGACGCGCGATGCCGTCCTGCACAAGCCCGACGCGCTCACCCCCGAGGAATTCGCCGAGATGCGGCGTCACACGGTCGAAGGCGAAGCGATGCTCAGCGTCCTCCGCGCCGATCACCCGGAGGTGCTGCACATCGTGCGGTGGCATCACGAGCGCCTCGATGGCACCGGATTCCCGGATGGGCTGGTCGGCGACCAGATCCCGATCGCGGCGCGGATCGTGTCGGTTGTGGATGCGTTCGACGCGATGACGTCCACCCGCGCGTATCGCGAACATCAAGGAGCCCAGGTGTCGATTGCCGAATTGCAGCGGTGCGCCGGGCGACAGTTCGACCCCCGGATCGTCGAGGCGTTCCTCGGCGCCTATCCCGGCCCCGACGCCCTGCCGATCCGGGTGTGACCGCCAACTCCGAAGGATCTCCCGCCGGGACATTGATGATCTCGGTTTCCGGCATGCGTGGTCTCGTCGGAACCGATCTCACGCCGGAAATCGTCGCCCGTCACGCCGCGGCCCTCGGTGCCTGGGTTCGCTCGAGTGGTGGAACCCACGTCGTGCTCGGTCGCGACGCGCGCACCTCGGGCGAGATGTTCGCGCGGGCAGCAACCGCCGGGTTGCAATCGGTCGGCGTCGACGTGATCGATGTCGGCGTCGCGCCCACGCCCACGGTGCAGATGGCCGTCGAGCACCACTGTGCCGGCGCCGGCTTGATCATCACGGCGAGTCACAATCCGATCGAATGGAACGCCCTCAAGTTCGTCGGGCCCGACGGAATCTTCCTCGACGCCGCGGCCGGCGCGACGGTACGTGCGCTCGCCGCGGACGGTCCCCAGCGCGCCGGATGGGATGAGATTGGCAGCGCCACGATTGACGACGGCGCCATCGCTCGCCATCTCGACGCCATCCTTGCCCTCCCCGATATCGACGCCGAGGCGATTCGCGCCCGCGGATTCCATGTGGCACTCGATTGCGTCCGGGGTGCCGGTGCGCCCACCATGCTGGCGCTCTTCGACCGCCTCGGCGTCCGGGTGAGCGGCATCAATCTCGAAAGTGATGGCCGATTTCCGCGCCCCCCGGAGCCGGTCCCCGAGAATCTCGGCGCGCTCGGCGAACTGGTGCAGCAGTCGGCCGCCGACATCGGGATGGCCGTCGACCCCGACGTCGATCGCCTGGCGCTCGTCGACGAGACCGGCGCTCCGATCGGCGAGGATTACACCCTTGCCCTCGCCATCCGTGCGGTACTCGCGAGGCAAATGCCGGGAAGTACGCCGCCGGTCGTGGTCGCCAACCTCTCCACATCACTGGTCGTGGCAGATGCCGCCCGCGCAGGTGGCGCTCGATTCCTTCAGGCCCCGGTTGGCGAGGCGAACGTTGCCCGGGCGATCGTCGCCAACGGCGCCACCATCGGTGGCGAGGGGAACGGCGGCGTGATCCTCCCAGCGCTTCACGTCGGGCGCGACGCTCCCTTGGGGGCGGCCCTCATCTTGCAATACCTCGCCGGCCTGGGTCGGTCGCTCTCTGCCATGGTTCGGGAGGCGCCCCGATACGTCATTGTCAAAGCAAAGGCCGAACGCGGTGGCGATCTCGAAGCGCAATATCGGCGGCTTGCGGCGATCTTTCCCGACGCCGAACTCGACCGGCGTGATGGCCTCCGTCTCGGATGGTCCGACCGATGGCTTCACGTCAGGCCGTCGGGGACCGAGCCGATCGTTCGCCTGATTGCCGAGGCGCCGACTATCGAAGGAGCAGACGCACTGATTGCCCGGGCGCGCGACGCCCGCGAGGGTTAGCGGGAATACAGCACCACTGAGGAGTTGACGAGCATGTGCGGAATCGTGGGATATGTCGGACCCAAGCAGGCGACGCGGATTCTGATGGAAGGGCTGCGCCGCATGGAATACCGCGGGTACGACTCCGCCGGCATCGCCGTCCTCAACGGGCACGGTCTCGAAATTCACAAGGCCGCCGGCAAGCTCTCCGTCCTCGCCGATGAACTCTGCGGCAAGGAGCCGGTCGGCACGCTCGGCATCGGGCACACTCGCTGGGCCACGCACGGCGGGCCGACCACGCCGAACGCCCACCCGCACACCGATCAGTCGGGGCGGGTTGCACTGATTCACAACGGGATCATCGAGAACGCCACCGCGATCAAGAGGGCGCTGGTCGACCGCGGTCATACATTCCATTCGGAAACCGACACCGAAGTCCTGGCGCACCTCATCGGCGAGTTGTACGAGGGTTCGCTGGAGGAGGCGGTCGCCGCCGCGCTGCGCGACGTCAACGGCGCATACGGCATCGTGGTGATCTCGGCCGACGAGCCCGGCACCCTCGTCACCGCGCGGAACGGCTCGCCGATCGTCCTCGGGATCGGCGAAGGGGAGAACCTCGTGGCGTCGGACCAGTCGGCGCTGCTCGATCACACCCGGTCGGTGGTCTACCTCGACAACGGCGAACTCGCCGTCCTCACCAAGGATGACTTCCGCGTCCGCACGCTGACGACGCGCCATGTCGACAAGCCGATCAACCAGATCGAATGGGACCTCGCCACGA is a window from the Gemmatimonadales bacterium genome containing:
- the glmM gene encoding phosphoglucosamine mutase; the encoded protein is MISVSGMRGLVGTDLTPEIVARHAAALGAWVRSSGGTHVVLGRDARTSGEMFARAATAGLQSVGVDVIDVGVAPTPTVQMAVEHHCAGAGLIITASHNPIEWNALKFVGPDGIFLDAAAGATVRALAADGPQRAGWDEIGSATIDDGAIARHLDAILALPDIDAEAIRARGFHVALDCVRGAGAPTMLALFDRLGVRVSGINLESDGRFPRPPEPVPENLGALGELVQQSAADIGMAVDPDVDRLALVDETGAPIGEDYTLALAIRAVLARQMPGSTPPVVVANLSTSLVVADAARAGGARFLQAPVGEANVARAIVANGATIGGEGNGGVILPALHVGRDAPLGAALILQYLAGLGRSLSAMVREAPRYVIVKAKAERGGDLEAQYRRLAAIFPDAELDRRDGLRLGWSDRWLHVRPSGTEPIVRLIAEAPTIEGADALIARARDAREG
- a CDS encoding HD domain-containing phosphohydrolase, whose amino-acid sequence is MASDSGPHEVPIPRVLIVDDDYRVREILARVLKTQGYHVSEAGDTDSALAMLASSGEVPLVLSDLHMPGRDGMELLREVRGRYPDTAVVMLTGDGEVATAVECLKIGARDYLSKPVQAQEVRARIEKALAERRMSLEIRRLKESYQQDLERQVQQLSRKNQAMFLAQVQMAVTMLEAKDPYTRGHSARVSIYAVATGRQLGLDSAMLEQIRLGGELHDIGKIGTRDAVLHKPDALTPEEFAEMRRHTVEGEAMLSVLRADHPEVLHIVRWHHERLDGTGFPDGLVGDQIPIAARIVSVVDAFDAMTSTRAYREHQGAQVSIAELQRCAGRQFDPRIVEAFLGAYPGPDALPIRV